From the Leucoraja erinacea ecotype New England chromosome 4, Leri_hhj_1, whole genome shotgun sequence genome, the window TTAAATGTGTCAACACATAACTAGACTGTACAGCATTGATCTCAAGTAAGCATATTATTTTACAGGTTTTGACAAGTTTACCATTTTTGTCACTTTTCTTTGAATGCCACCAAGACCACATACAgtattgattttatattttgttGTATTCATGTCAATCGAATAGTTGGATGAAATCTATTCGTAATCCTGACAAATCTCCAGTCCTCCCCTTTCTTCACCAATATCAGAGCTGGTGCTGTTGTGAAATAACTATTCTAGGAACTGCCTTCAGTGGATAAAAAGTGCTTGTGACTAACATGAACTAAGTTTCTCAAAATGTTAGTAATCACCTTATTGTCGTGCATCAGGTTAAAGGGCATCTTGTGGTCCAGTAGTGATGTCATTAAGCTAATTGAACAACCTCAAAGTATTAAAACATAATGTGGAGTAACCTAGCGAGTCAAACAGCATCGGGATGGGATCaaatcctgaccagaaacatcacctatccaagtccgccagaggtgttgcctgacctcctgagtgactccaatactttgtgggtttttttgcagAGAGGTTTCTGCACTTGTTTATATATCAACTTTAAAGAATTTGCAAAAAATTGTAAACAAGGAAGGAAAATcacaattttaaaacattttaaagaacACTGAATAAAACATGGAACGCACAAATATATACCacattgatgtgtaggaaggaactgcagatgctggtttaaaccgaagatagacacaaagctggagtaactcagcgggccagtcaacatcattgaagggaaggaatgggtgatggttcggaTTGAGGcccagaagggtgtcgacccgaaacatcacccatttcttctctccagagatcctgagttacaccagctttttgtgtctataccagATTGATTTTTGAGCAATGAGATAAGATTGATAAATGATGTCATCATGAAGGCACTCATTTGtggcagtgatcataatatgattgaaTGCTACATTGAAGAAAAGAAGAATGAATGTAAGACTAGAATTATAAACTTAAAAAGGGAAATGATAAGGACATGCTGGCTAAAAATAGCTGGTAAAttaggtaatatgaaatctaaaagcaTGTAATTGAACAAATTCCAAGGTAGGCCACAAAATTGgatcaaatgtaaaaaaataagaTTAACAATGAAGGAAATATTAGAAAGTTAGTCTGGGAAATTGATAGCAAAGACAATACTGATTAATTAAAAAAGGTTTGTGTGTGTCAGCCGTAGCAAAAGAACAGAAGTCACATCCTAGACAGTGGAAATTGGAAGGATCAGAGGAATCTGGGGACATTTACAATCAGCAAGGCAGTGTAGACTGAAAATATGGTTGGAGCCACAGGTTGACAAGTATCCATGCCCCAGTGGGCTTCATTGCAGGGTGTTAAAATAACTAAGTGGTGGGTTATTCATTGGTTTTAATTTTCAAACATTTCAAACATTTGGGGGAAATTCGATTAGATTGGAAAATAGTAAATTGCAAATGTAACTCCCTtatagagggaaggagagaaagcaggaaagtaCAGCACAGCTGAATATATTAGAAGCTCATATAGAAATATACTTAATATACATTATAAACCCTTTAACCTGATGCATCATATATGCATTATGCTGGGCACATAGAAAAGTTCAAGGGAGCCAGGTAAAATCAATGTATTTTGTTGAAAGTGGTTATATTTGGCCAATTTATTGGAGTTCTCCAAAAATGTACCATTTTGtggataatcataatcataatagtactttattagccatgtatgttttgcaacatacaaggaatcatGGATATTGGGGAATCATGGATATACTATGCGTAGATTTCCAGTGAAGTATCACGGAAAATAAAACCTCATTGTGCAGGACATGATATGTTGGTGTACATTGTAAGTTGACTGGCCAATAGGAAACATAAATGGACCTCTTTCTAGTTGACAAGATATGAATGCACATAATGCCATATGGATGGGTATAAGTACCTCAACCTTCACAATTTAAGTAAATGATTTACTGAATTTGCTGAGGTAGATGGGAAATCAAGTTGTGAAGAGGACACAATGATGCAaaaggataggtatatggatgggaaatgaatggagggttatggtctgaatgcaggtgaatgaatgaataaatctctttattatcattgcacatggtacaacgaaatttaaaagtcaatcccacggtgcgattcacaagagcaattttaaatatataagaaaaggtaaaaatatatacatataaaaaaaaattacagataaataacaatagcagctgaggtagaaccattcagttgaatgtgagtgttatttcttattttgcattgttaagttcacgtatggctatggggtagaagctgtctctgagtccgtttgtgcgagttttgaaagacctgtaccgtctgccagagggcagcaggtggaacaggttgtgtccagggtgggaagggtccttcaggatgttggctgccctgccaaggcagcgagagctgaagatgtccttcagggagggcagtgggcagccagtgattttttgtgcggtgttgatgagcctttgaagggctctcctgtccgctgcagagcagctgacataccatgtggttatacagtacgccagcacactctcgatggagcagcggtagaaggacaccagcagcttctcctccaggttgtttttcctgaggatcctcagaaagtagagtcgctgctgggccttcttgactgctgtggtggtgtttgtagtccaggagagatcctccgtaatttgtgtgcccaggaatctgaagcctgagaccctttccacacagtccccattgatgaataggggtttgggggctgcactgttcttacggaagtctatgataatttcctttgtttttgtggtgtttaggatgaggttgttgtctgaacaccacgctgccagtctttggacttcctccctgtaggctgtttcatctcctcctgagatatgtccaaccacagtcgtgtcgtctgcaaacttgacgatggtgttggtggagtgggtgggggcacaatcgtgggtgtagagggcgtagaggaggggctcaacacacagccctgtggggagccggtgctgagtgtggtgggggtggagaggtgatggccaaGTCTGaaggtctgggggcggttagacagaaagtccttgatccagaggcagatgggtttggagagtcctaaatccatgagtttggtgaccagtctgctggggatgatggtattgaaggcagagctaaagtcaatgaaaagcatcctcacatagctcccctggtgttcaaggtgggtcagtgcagtgtgaagagcagtggcgatggcatcctcagtggacctatttgctctgtaggcaaactggtgtggatcgaaggtgggcgggaggctggctttgatgtgctgctggaccagcctctcgaaacacttcatgatgactggtgtgagagcgaccggtcggtagtcgttaaggccgctgataacaggcttttttggtagtgggatgattgtgtagatgggactaggggaaaataagtgttcggcacggacttgtagggccgagatggcctgtttccgtgctgtaattgttatctggTTATATATGATATAATTAGTTAAGCGAGTGAACAAATCTGACAAATGAAGAATTATATGGGGGGAAATGTTAACTTAGacaagacaataagtgcaggagtaggccattcgccccttcgagccagcgcagccattcgatgtgatcatggctgatcatccccaatcaatatcccgttcctgccttctccccatatcccctgtcctaccatgtacctgtctgtttatcTCATAaaggttgtgatagtccctgcctcaactacctcctctggcagcttgttccatacatcccaccaccctttgtgtgaagaagttacccctcgggttcctattaaatcccagAAGAGTCCCCGAAAGTCTAGACCTTGCTGGGTGACCTGGAGTGCAAGGAGGTATTAGACTGGAAGCAACCGCACAAGAGGAGCCACgtggctttctgtctctcctggTTCTTGAAGGCGTAGATGATGGGGTTGATCATGGAATTGTAGGTGACCGGCAGGAGCTTGGCGTAGGTGTACACCGCCGGGTAGTCCTGGTGGCTGACCAGGCAGTTAATAGCGAACAGGAGCCAACTGGTACCAAAGGTGCCCACGACGATGGCCAGGGTAGAGACGCTCTTCTTGGTACTCATGGCGTAAGAGGTGGCGAAGAAGTGTTGCTGGAATGTGATCTGGTGAGCGTGGCGACACACTATCTCGCAGATCTTAATGTAGAGGTGAAGCATGAGGCCAAAGTTGaccaggaaggagatggagaggacGGTCAGGTTGGCCTTGGTCAGAAGCTTGACGATGCTTCAGGTAGACTGGTTGCTGAGACAGTTCCAGCCGAGGATGGGGATCAGATCCAAGCAGATGTAGACACCCCAGGCCGTCGCCAGCAAGGTGTGTATGTAAAACCACTGTCCTCTTGAAATAGCAGGTGAGCGTGTTGTACAGCGACAGGTAGCGGTCGATGGTTATGGCGAGCAGGCTGGTCACCGAAGCCGAGAAGGAGCCGACAAGAAACCCAACGGTGATCAGGTCCGCCATCTGAGAGCGGATCAGGTAGcggaaaagttaaaaaaaaataatgtaatccAAATGGTGAAAAATTACAGACTTATGAGACACAACAGGATCTGCATATCCAAATATATAATTTGCTAAAGACTAGTATGCTGGTAGAACAGATATTTTCCCAAAGCATTTTGGGAATTTAACAGATTATTTTGTTGTTTACTAGTTGGGAAATTGAATACAGAAGAAGGGAGATTTTATTTCAGTTATAGAGGTCATTGGTGAGTTAATTGAGATCATATCTGGAACACTGTCTATGTTATTGATCTTAGTTTACAAAAAGATATTAACACATTagaatgaattctgaagtttaATCGATAAATACCTTGAGTAGATAAGTCATTTTGTGAAGAAAAGTTGGATTTATATCTGCTGGAGcttagaaaaaggggaggagaCTTGATTGAAACATAAGATCTCAAGGGGTCTTGacagggtggagaggatgttcatgGGAGAATCTACAAGTAGTGGCCATTGTTAAAAATAGGGTCTGCTCAATCACGGCAGAGATGGGGCACATGTTTTCTCTCAGAAGGTTCTGATACTTCGAAACTCTGCTTCCATCGATCTTTGCGGCAGAGAGTATTGAATATGTTTAATGTTGAGGTAGATAAATACAGGCATCCAACATTATAGTAATTTATCTCACAGCAATTCgcccttacagaattcacaagTCACTGCCCAAAAAATTGAGGAATAAAATTTGCTCTTTCAGAACTCAtctgaaaatataaaattaatgttTACAACTCATTTGGTGTAGCTTCACATTAAGGAAAATAGTGATACAGCTTTTTTTGGAATGCAACACCCACCCTTCCATCAGTTTACTGCAGGTAATCTGAATGTGCAAGAGGTTACTAACAGATCTGCCATGTTCTTGGATTATGGATGCGGCCTAGTAGCCAACTCTTCTCATAAATTTGTATGTTTATTTTTCTGTATGTAATTAAAGCAGAAGCTGAAATATCACATAACTGTTAAAATA encodes:
- the LOC129696657 gene encoding LOW QUALITY PROTEIN: G-protein coupled receptor 6-like (The sequence of the model RefSeq protein was modified relative to this genomic sequence to represent the inferred CDS: inserted 2 bases in 1 codon; substituted 1 base at 1 genomic stop codon), with amino-acid sequence MADLITVGFLVGSFSASVTSLLAITIDRYLSLYNTLTCYFKRTVVLHTHXLLATAWGVYICLDLIPILGWNCLSNQSTXSIVKLLTKANLTVLSISFLVNFGLMLHLYIKICEIVCRHAHQITFQQHFFATSYAMSTKKSVSTLAIVVGTFGTSWLLFAINCLVSHQDYPAVYTYAKLLPVTYNSMINPIIYAFKNQERQKATWLLLCGCFQSNTSLHSRSPSKV